The window TTGGCATTGCCGCAGCGTTCACCAAAGCCGTTGATCGTCCCCTGCACCTGAACGATCCCGAGATCGACCGCCACCAAAGAATTGGCAACAGCACAATCCCCATCATTATGGGTATGGATCCCCAAGGGGGTCGTGATAACCGATTGAACAGCACGAATAATTGCCGAAAATTCATGGGGGAGAGTTCCGCCATTGGTATCACAGAGGGCAATACAGTCGACACCGGCCTTTTGCGCCGCCAGCAGGGTTTGCAGGGCATATTCGGGATTGGCTTTGTAACCGTCGAAAAAGTGCTCGGCATCGTAGATCACTTCACCGACATGCTCTTTCAGATAAGCCAGCGAGTCATAGATGAGTTCGAGATTCTCTTCCAGAGAGATACGTAACGCTTCGCGTACATGAAAATCCCAGGTCTTGCCGAAGATGGTGACCACATCGGGCTGAGCCTGTATCAGAGTGATAATATTGTTGTCTTGATCTGGTGTGGTCCTGGCGCGGCGGGTCGAGCCAAAGGCAGCAATCTTGGCCTGCTTCAGCTTCACCGAACGAATTTCTTTAAAAAAAGCGATATCTTTGGGATTAGAACCCGGCCAGCCCCCTTCGATATAATGGACGCCGAGTTCGTCAAGCTTTTGGGCAATGCGAATTTTATCCTCAACCGAAAAAGAAATATCCTCCGCCTGAGTGCCATCCCGGAGAGTTGTATCGTAGATTTTGACCAGACTCATATTTTCACCCTTCATAATGAATTGAGGGGCGCAATCCTCTGCGCCCCTGCTCATTCACGACATCCTGACGACCCTTAACGGCATCTATTCCGCCTTGACACTCAACTTATCGAGGCCGAAGGCTTCATGCAGAACACGGATTGCCAGTTCTGAGTACTTCAATTCGATAATGCAGGAGATTTTGATCTCGCTGGTGGAGATCATCAAAATATTGATCCCTTCACCGGACAGGGTTTCAAACATTTTGCAGGCGACTCCGGAGTGCGAACGCATCCCCACGCCGATGATCGAAACCTTGGCAATATTTTCGTCACTGGTGACACTTCCGGCACCAATCTCCACCGCTGTCTCCTGGACGATCTTCAGGGCCTTTTTAAAGTCAGACTTGGGGACGGTAAAGGTCATATCATTCAGGCCATCATGCGAAACGTTCTGAATGATCATATCGACGGTAATATTCGCTGCGGAGAGGGGCGAAAAGAGCTTCGCCGCAATCCCGGGGCGGTCAGGGACGCGAAGAACCGAAATTTTTGCTTCATCCTTATTATAAGTGATCCCCGAAACCAGCACTGCCTCCATCTCGGCATCCTCCTTCGTCACCAGGGTTCCTGGATTGTCATTGAAACTTGAACGGACATGAACAACGACGTCATATTTTTTGGCAAATTCGACTGAACGAATCTGTAAGACCTTGGATCCGAGCGACGCCATCTCCAGCATCTCGTCGTAAGAGATCTTCTCCAACTTAGAGGCTTCCGGGACAATTCTCGGATCGGTAGTATAGATCCCGTCGACATCGGTGTAAATCTCACAAACGTCCGCCTTCATAGCGGCGGCAACAGCGACGGCGGATGTGTCGGAACCGCCGCGCCCGAGGGTGGTCAGGTTCCCCTGCCGGTCAATCCCCTGAAAGCCGGCAACGACAACGATCACGCCGTTTTTCAGATCTTCACGCACTCTTTTATCGTCGATCTCTTCAATACGTGCTTTGGAGAAAGCGCTATCAGTGATAATCGGCAACTGAAAACCACAGTAACTCTTCGCCTTGTAGCCCATGGATTGAAGCGCCATCGCCAGAAGCGACATCGATACCTGCTCACCGGTGGCAACCATCACATCATATTCGCGCTCACTCGGAAATTCACACATCTCGTTGGCCAGAGCGACCAGCTTATTGGTCTCCCCCGACATCGCCGAAACCACCACGACCAGGTCATTTCCTTCGTCGTAGGTTTTAGCCACACGCTTGGCGACGTTGCGAATCCGCTCGATAGAACCCATTGATGTCCCACCGTACTTCTGCACCACCAGAGCCATACTTGTGCATCCTCCTTCTTTCGATTATGCGACGGACCCGTCACCGGAGCGAACTAAACGAAGTATAACATTCAAGAAGACTTTTAATATCAGATAAGTTGCAGACGGTCAAAACGTTTTTTCAGGATGACACTGCCAGTCGCTGGAGCAAGGCGATATCCCCTGCGGCCGTAGCAATCATTTCAATAGAACGGCTGTTCTCGTCCTGCAGAGAAAAGGAAATTTCTAAACCTTCCAACCCGGCACCGGCGGCCCGCTCGGCCCATTCGACGACGACGATCTTGCCCGATTCGACATATTCATCAAAACCAATTTCGTGTAAATCCCCCCAACCGGAGAGACGATACAGGTCAAAATGGTAAAGATCATGGCGCCCCTGATAATGGTGCATCAGGGCATAGGTGGGACTTGTCACCGGTTCATCGGCAGCAACGTCCAGACCACGCGCAAGGCCGCGTACGAAACAGGTCTTGCCGGCCCCGAGATCGCCGTTTAAGAGGAGCAGCGCCGGTGGAGAAAGGATCGCGCCCAGGCGCCGCCCCAGAGCTTCAGTCCCTTCCGGTGATGTGGTTAAAAAGGTATGTCGTTGCACGTTAAAGATTCATCGAGCGAAGAATATCGTGACGCCCGACAACGCCAACCAGCTTACAGTCTTCAACAACCGGCAGTAAATGCACTTTCTTTTCAGTCATAACCGCCGCGATAGCAGCGACTTCCATGCCGGGGGAGCAGGTAACCACGTCACGCTTACAGATTTCACCGACGGTCCGGGCCGTCATCTTTTCGACCTCGTCACGAAAATTCTTTTCACTCTCGAGATAAATGACCATATCAAAGATGGCAATGACGGTGGGGATATGCAGGGGTTTATCCTGTTCAATCAGATCGGTGGCTGAAACAATTCCGACCAGCGTTCCGGTCGCATCGACCACCGGCAGGGTGCTGACTTTTTTCTCAACAAAAGCCCGGGCCAGATCATCAACTGACATCTCCGGAGTGACTGTATGAATATTTGTGGTCATGATATCGCGTGCGGTCAACATGAATGAACTCCTCAAGCAAGGGTTATTGGTCAATATTAAAGGGAAATGATTTCGCAACGAGCGCCCGGAATCTCCACCAGCAGATCACTCGCCAATAAACCGGCATCCCCGAAGCGGGGGCGGAGACGGTCACCACAGCGACCATGCAGCCATACAGCGGCCGCCGCCGCTGCCAGGGGCGGGGCGCCCTGACAAAGCAGGGCGGCAATAATGCCGGTGAGGAGATCCCCCATCCCACCGCTGGCCATGCCGGCATGGCCGGTCGGATTGATCATGATTCCGCCATCCGGGGCGGCAATGACGGTGCGAGCACCCTTGAGCACGAGAATGACGCCGTGCGTCTCAGCGAAACGCCGTGCCATGCCGACGCGATCCGACTCAACGTCAGCAACGGAGATTCCAAGCAAATGTGCCATCTCGCCGGGATGCGGGGTCAGAATCGTCGTGCCGACCGGTCGCGCCATCAACAACTCAGTGGACCCGGCGAGTGCAAAGAGGGCGTCAGCGTCAATCACCAGCGGCAACGGACAGTCCTTAATAACTTTCTGGACCAATGCCACCGTTGCAATGCTCCGCCCCAAACCGGGACCGATAGCGAGAACCTTCTTGTCCTGCCAAAGCCTCGCTATCTGCGGGAAGGACGTCTCGGCAAGTTCGCCAGCGACTTCGTCAAGGGGGGAGATCATCGCCTCGGTGAGCTTGACCGCCAACGTTGCTTGCTGCGAAGCCGGGGTGGCGACGGTGACAAGACCGGCACCGGCCCGCAGAGCGGCCCTGGCCGCCAAAGCAGCGGCACCGGACTTACCGCAAGAACCGGCAACAAGCAGCAGATGCCCGAAGGTTCCCTTGTGGCCAACCTCCGGACGCGCCGGGAGAAAACCGCGCACATCTCCGGCCTCCAGGAGGATGCCGGCGGCGATTTCATCCAGCACTGCTTGCGGGATGCCGATTTCGGCGACAACCAGTTCACCACAGCAAGTCACACCGGGATAAATCACCTGACCAAGCTTGGCGGCCGCCAGGGTCACAGTCAGATCGGCATAAAGGACCGAGCCAAGAATCGCGCCGCTGCTGGCATCGAGGCCGGACGGAATGTCAATAGCCACCTTCAGCGCCGGTGAGCGGTTCATCCAGTCAATGGCAGCAGCATAATGGCCGCTGACCGGAGAGGAAAGACCGGTTCCGAAGAGGGCATCGACGATCAAGGCCGGTACCGGGAGGCGGGTGAGAAGGTTTTCTACGCCAGGCACATCTTCGGCATATTCAATCGGAGCGTCGAGACGCTGGAGGATATCAAGATACAGCCGGGCATCACCACTGATCGCCGCTTCCGCCGCGAAAAGGACTGTTGTCACCTGCCAGCCCTGCTGCAGCAGTGTGCGGGCCACAACCAGACCATCGCCGCCATTATTTCCTTTGCCACAAAGGAGCAGCACCGGACCGGGCGCAAGCTGCGAATAGCGCTGCAGGATTTCGCCTGCCACGGCCCGCCCGGCACTCTCCATCAGCACGACACCGGGGATTCCCAGATCAACGATAGTGCGGCGATCCGCTTCGCGCATCTGTTCAGCAGTGAGGATCTTCATGAGCTCTCCAGAATGACTGTGGCGCTGGCATAATCCCCTTCATGGCTGTAGGAAAGGTGAATGTTCGTCACCCCCCGCGCAGCGGCGTGTTCTTCGGCATGACCTGAGAGCCGCAATGACGGGGCCCCCAACCCATTACGCACGACCTCTATCTCCTGCCAACTCATGCCATCCCGCAGCCCCAGCCCCAGGGCCTTGACAAAGGCTTCCTTGGCCGCAAAGCGCGCCGCAAGATGGGGGGCGGGGTTTTTCATCGCCAACGCGTACGCCAGCTCATCCGGCGTAAAGACCCGCGTGATCACCCCGCGCTTCTCCTTTGCCAGCAACTTGGTAAAGCGACTGGCGCGGGCGAGATCGACACCGAGACCGATTATCATCTAGCGAATCAACTCCACCATCTCGCGCACGGCCCGCTCCATGCCGACAAAAAGCGCACGGGAGACGATGCTATGGCCGATATTATACTCCTCAATCCCGCCGAGGGCGACGATTGGAGCAATATTGCGGTAATTAAGCCCGTGCCCTGCATTGACCCCCAGGCCACACTGCTTGCCGACCCGGATCGCTTCGGCAATCTTTGCCAACTCCAGCGTCTGGCTTTCTACAGTCACGGCCTCGCAATAGCAGCCGGTATGGATTTCGATAAAGTCGGCACCGACATGACTCGCTGCTTCGATCTGTTTGCGCTCTGGATCGACAAAGAGGCTGACGATAATCCCCACCGCCTGCATGGCAGCGATCCGCGGGCGGAGATGTTCACTCTGACCAAGGACATCGAGCCCCCCCTCGGTCGTCAATTCCTGACGTTTTTCGGGAACGAGGGTCACACAATCGGGACGCAGACGCAGGGCAATCGCCACCATTTCATCCGTTGCCGCCATCTCCAGATTCAAACGACTCTGCACCGTCTGCCGCAGGATTTCCACATCCCGATCCTGAATGTGGCGACGATCCTCGCGCAGATGCACAGTAATTCCTTCGGCACCGGCCAACTCCGCCAGGGCCGCAGCCGTGACCGGGTCCGGCTCCTTCGTCCCCCGCGCCTGACGCACGGTGGCGACATGATCAACATTGACTCCTAATCTCGCCACTACTTTTTACCCTCCTTCTTGCCGCCAAGGTGCTGTGTCACACAATCGGCGATGGTATGCGCCATCCCGGTAATCTCAACTTTATCAGGACCTTCGAGCATAATCCGCAGCAGCGGCTCAGTCCCGGAGTAACGGATCAAGACCCGTCCGTCCTCTCCGAGCTTTGCTTCAATCTCTTGAATAATACGGGTAATCTCGGGGAATTCCCCAAGATCGGCTCGGCGCTCGACGCGAACATTGAGAAGGACCTGAGGCAAAGCGATCATCACCTGCGCCAGCTCCGAAAGGGTCTTCCCGGTGCGCTGGATAATGGCCAGGACCTGCAAGGCCGTCAGGGTGCCGTCACCGGTGGTATTATGATCGAGAAAGATCATATGGCCGGACTGCTCACCACCGAGATTATACCCGCCGCGCAGCATCTCTTCGACAACATAGCGGTCACCGACCGCGGTCTTGACCACCTGTCCGCCGGCACGACGCAGGGCGATATCGAGCCCCATGTTGCTCATGACCGTCGCCACCACGGTCTTATGCGCCAGCGTTCCAGACTTGATCATGTCGATACCGCAGATCGCCATAATCTGATCGCCATCGACCTCATGACCGAATTCGTCGACAAAGATCGCCCGATCAGCGTCGCCGTCGAGAGCAATGCCGAGATGGGCGCGATGTTCGCGGACCGCTTCCGCCATCAACTCAGGATGCATTGACCCACAGCCGGCATTGATATTCGTCCCGTTCGGCGACACCCCGAGGGCGATCACTTCCGCCCCGAGTTCCTCCAGGACGGCCGGCGCGACTTTGTAAGCTGCGCCATTGGCACAATCGAGGACGATCTTCAATCCCTTGAGATCAAGATTTCGCGGGAACGTATTCTTGAGAAAGACAACATAGCGCCCCTTGGCATCATCAATCCGGTAAGCCTTGCCGACTTCGGCGGCTGTCGGGCGCAGCGAATCGATCTTTTTGGAAAAGATCAGATTCTCGATCTTGAGTTCGAGTTCGTCCGGCAGCTTGAAACCGTCGGCAGAGAAGAACTTGATACCGTTATCCTGATAAGGATTATGCGAAGCCGAGATCACTACTCCGGCATCGGCCCGCATCGAACTGGTGATAAAAGCAATCCCCGGGGTCGGCAACGGTCCGACCAGCATGACATCGACCCCCATGGAACAGATTCCCGCGACCAGGGCGTTTTCCAGCATATAGCCGGAAAGACGGGTATCCTTACCGATGACAATCCGATGACGACGGTCATCCTTTTTGAAAATATAACCTGCCGCACGACCGAGTTGCATCGCCATCTCGGTCGTCATCGGATCGATATTGGCCACACCCCGAACGCCGTCAGTCCCAAAAAGTTTCCTCATAATTTCCCTTCCGCCGGACTTGTCGCCGGAACCTTTTCACGAACATCTTTCTTTATCTGCAAACGGACATTGGCATTTTTAACGTCCTTGATCTGACTGTACTTTCCCCGATAATCAAGAGGAACCGTCAACTCGCTGCTCCCCTTG of the Deltaproteobacteria bacterium HGW-Deltaproteobacteria-4 genome contains:
- a CDS encoding aspartate kinase (catalyzes the formation of 4-phospho-L-aspartate from L-aspartate and ATP, in Bacillus, lysine sensitive; regulated by response to starvation.); the encoded protein is MALVVQKYGGTSMGSIERIRNVAKRVAKTYDEGNDLVVVVSAMSGETNKLVALANEMCEFPSEREYDVMVATGEQVSMSLLAMALQSMGYKAKSYCGFQLPIITDSAFSKARIEEIDDKRVREDLKNGVIVVVAGFQGIDRQGNLTTLGRGGSDTSAVAVAAAMKADVCEIYTDVDGIYTTDPRIVPEASKLEKISYDEMLEMASLGSKVLQIRSVEFAKKYDVVVHVRSSFNDNPGTLVTKEDAEMEAVLVSGITYNKDEAKISVLRVPDRPGIAAKLFSPLSAANITVDMIIQNVSHDGLNDMTFTVPKSDFKKALKIVQETAVEIGAGSVTSDENIAKVSIIGVGMRSHSGVACKMFETLSGEGINILMISTSEIKISCIIELKYSELAIRVLHEAFGLDKLSVKAE
- the acpS gene encoding 4'-phosphopantetheinyl transferase (Catalyzes the formation of holo-ACP, which mediates the essential transfer of acyl fatty acid intermediates during the biosynthesis of fatty acids and lipids); translated protein: MIIGLGVDLARASRFTKLLAKEKRGVITRVFTPDELAYALAMKNPAPHLAARFAAKEAFVKALGLGLRDGMSWQEIEVVRNGLGAPSLRLSGHAEEHAAARGVTNIHLSYSHEGDYASATVILESS
- a CDS encoding bifunctional ADP-dependent NAD(P)H-hydrate dehydratase/NAD(P)H-hydrate epimerase, producing the protein MKILTAEQMREADRRTIVDLGIPGVVLMESAGRAVAGEILQRYSQLAPGPVLLLCGKGNNGGDGLVVARTLLQQGWQVTTVLFAAEAAISGDARLYLDILQRLDAPIEYAEDVPGVENLLTRLPVPALIVDALFGTGLSSPVSGHYAAAIDWMNRSPALKVAIDIPSGLDASSGAILGSVLYADLTVTLAAAKLGQVIYPGVTCCGELVVAEIGIPQAVLDEIAAGILLEAGDVRGFLPARPEVGHKGTFGHLLLVAGSCGKSGAAALAARAALRAGAGLVTVATPASQQATLAVKLTEAMISPLDEVAGELAETSFPQIARLWQDKKVLAIGPGLGRSIATVALVQKVIKDCPLPLVIDADALFALAGSTELLMARPVGTTILTPHPGEMAHLLGISVADVESDRVGMARRFAETHGVILVLKGARTVIAAPDGGIMINPTGHAGMASGGMGDLLTGIIAALLCQGAPPLAAAAAAVWLHGRCGDRLRPRFGDAGLLASDLLVEIPGARCEIISL
- a CDS encoding phosphoglucosamine mutase; protein product: MRKLFGTDGVRGVANIDPMTTEMAMQLGRAAGYIFKKDDRRHRIVIGKDTRLSGYMLENALVAGICSMGVDVMLVGPLPTPGIAFITSSMRADAGVVISASHNPYQDNGIKFFSADGFKLPDELELKIENLIFSKKIDSLRPTAAEVGKAYRIDDAKGRYVVFLKNTFPRNLDLKGLKIVLDCANGAAYKVAPAVLEELGAEVIALGVSPNGTNINAGCGSMHPELMAEAVREHRAHLGIALDGDADRAIFVDEFGHEVDGDQIMAICGIDMIKSGTLAHKTVVATVMSNMGLDIALRRAGGQVVKTAVGDRYVVEEMLRGGYNLGGEQSGHMIFLDHNTTGDGTLTALQVLAIIQRTGKTLSELAQVMIALPQVLLNVRVERRADLGEFPEITRIIQEIEAKLGEDGRVLIRYSGTEPLLRIMLEGPDKVEITGMAHTIADCVTQHLGGKKEGKK
- a CDS encoding pyridoxine 5'-phosphate synthase, producing MARLGVNVDHVATVRQARGTKEPDPVTAAALAELAGAEGITVHLREDRRHIQDRDVEILRQTVQSRLNLEMAATDEMVAIALRLRPDCVTLVPEKRQELTTEGGLDVLGQSEHLRPRIAAMQAVGIIVSLFVDPERKQIEAASHVGADFIEIHTGCYCEAVTVESQTLELAKIAEAIRVGKQCGLGVNAGHGLNYRNIAPIVALGGIEEYNIGHSIVSRALFVGMERAVREMVELIR
- a CDS encoding tRNA (adenosine(37)-N6)-threonylcarbamoyltransferase complex ATPase subunit type 1 TsaE, with protein sequence MFNVQRHTFLTTSPEGTEALGRRLGAILSPPALLLLNGDLGAGKTCFVRGLARGLDVAADEPVTSPTYALMHHYQGRHDLYHFDLYRLSGWGDLHEIGFDEYVESGKIVVVEWAERAAGAGLEGLEISFSLQDENSRSIEMIATAAGDIALLQRLAVSS